The following are encoded together in the Citrus sinensis cultivar Valencia sweet orange chromosome 1, DVS_A1.0, whole genome shotgun sequence genome:
- the LOC102613450 gene encoding protein JINGUBANG-like, giving the protein MEFYGNRKSLFGFMDEERNSIQSPARLSTRSHQEMCEQDLVLSPPRPSSTSMVSLLPPPSPESPWTLSPLQTPSPSILYSCIASLHRHEGNIYSIAVAKGMVFTGSSSTRIRVWRQPDCVERGFIKARHGEVRAILAHDNMLFTTNKDCKIRIWNFTVSDNFRTKKVTTLPRRSSFLSFSKSNTQQQHRDCVSCMAFYHAEGLLYTGSFDKTVKAWRVLDKRCTCVDSFVAHESNVNAIVVNQDDGFVFTCSSDGSVKIWRRVYRENSHTLTMTLKFQQSSVNALALSSFFDNYFLYSGSSDGSINFWEKDKMSGGFNHGGFLQGHRFAVLCLVAIEKLIFSGSEDTTIRVWRRAEGGCYHECLAVLDGHRGPVRCLAASLEMEKVVMGFLVYSSSLDQTFKVWRVKVMPDQEKTMCLDYSDYHSNSKTTTTKMDYEMSPVLSPSWVEKKMKASNYFQ; this is encoded by the coding sequence ATGGAATTCTATGGCAATAGGAAAAGTCTCTTTGGCTTCATGGATGAAGAAAGAAACTCAATCCAATCACCCGCTCGTCTTTCTACCAGAAGCCATCAAGAAATGTGCGAGCAAGACCTTGTACTCAGCCCTCCAAGGCCTTCTAGTACTTCCATGGTGTCGCTATTGCCCCCACCTAGCCCGGAGTCACCATGGACGCTTTCTCCTCTACAAACCCCATCACCTTCCATCCTCTACAGCTGCATTGCCTCGCTTCATCGCCACGAAGGCAACATCTACTCAATCGCAGTCGCCAAGGGCATGGTCTTCACTGGCTCCAGTAGTACCCGTATTCGTGTATGGAGGCAACCGGACTGCGTTGAGCGTGGCTTCATCAAGGCAAGGCATGGAGAAGTTCGTGCCATTTTAGCTCACGATAACATGCTTTTCACCACAAATAAGGATTGCAAAATACGAATTTGGAACTTCACGGTTTCGGACAATTTTCGAACCAAAAAGGTCACAACCTTGCCCAGAAGAAGCTCATTTCTTTCCTTCTCCAAATCAAACACCCAACAACAACACAGAGATTGCGTATCTTGCATGGCATTTTACCACGCAGAGGGGCTCTTATACACCGGCTCGTTTGACAAAACAGTGAAAGCTTGGAGGGTTTTGGACAAAAGATGTACATGTGTCGACTCATTTGTTGCACATGAAAGTAATGTCAATGCAATAGTAGTGAACCAAGATGATGGGTTTGTTTTCACTTGCTCTTCTGATGGGTCGGTGAAAATATGGAGGCGTGTGTACAGAGAAAATTCTCATACGCTCACAATGACGCTAAAATTCCAGCAATCCTCAGTTAACGCCTTAGCATTAAGCTCATTTTTCGACAATTATTTCCTCTACTCAGGTTCTTCAGATGGTTCGATAAACTTTTGGGAGAAAGACAAAATGTCTGGTGGATTTAACCATGGAGGGTTCTTACAAGGCCATCGTTTTGCGGTTCTGTGCTTAGTGGCTATTGAGAAGTTGATATTCAGCGGCTCAGAGGATACAACGATTAGGGTTTGGAGGAGAGCTGAAGGAGGTTGCTACCATGAATGTCTTGCGGTGTTAGATGGGCATAGAGGGCCTGTGAGGTGCTTGGCTGCTAGCTTGGAAATGGAGAAAGTTGTTATGGGGTTTTTAGTTTATAGTTCAAGTTTAGATCAAACTTTTAAAGTATGGAGAGTTAAGGTTATGCCTGATCAGGAGAAAACAATGTGCTTGGATTATTCCGACTATCACAGTAACTCGAAGACGACCACTACAAAAATGGACTACGAGATGAGTCCTGTGTTGTCTCCTTCATGGGTTGAGAAGAAGATGAAAGCcagtaattattttcaataa